The genomic DNA agtATTTGTTGAACTGAATGGAAGTAAACTTGGTACTGGAGCAAAATCCAAATAGAAATGAACAGCAGAACAGTGGTGGCCTTCGACACTGCCCTCCGCCTCCCCTTCAtctgttccctcctccttccttctgcttctctctcttgcTTGCTCTCATGTCTTTGAATTTCTGTCTCCCTTCTTGCATcctatttcctctcttttttttctctttctcatttgccttctctctcttcctttctcttgtgccttctctctctctccattttctcatctccaCCTCCTTCCAATAGTGATTTTAAGTTCTTGACAAGAGTGTTTAATTCTGATCGAGTGGGAAGCTAGTGGAGAAAACCGTGAGGTACCCCAAGGTCTGTGGGCAGAAGGCACCTGTGGCAGGTTGTCCGGGCCCGTCTGGATGCAGAGCAGGGCTGTGCCCAGACCCCTCTGGTTTTCACTGGTCTTGGCTGGGGCCCTGTTCTGGTACTTGTTAAAAGCTTCTGGGTGATCCTAAGGTGTGGCCAGGGCCTGGTCTCCCCTGGTCTCTGAGGAGAACTGGACAAGACACAAACTGTCGCACAGTAACTGGAAGGTCACAACCTTGGGGTATGAGGAGAAGATGCTGCAGTGAGGGAGGGGCTTCATTTGGGGGAGGCTCAGGGAGGCCTCATTAAGGACCTGGCCTTTAAGTTAAGCCCAGaagggagcagctgggccaggcagaagggtggggaggagaggtgtAGGCAGCAGGCACAAGGGGTGCGAGGCCCCAAGGCAGGAGGGAGAAGGGTCCATCCAAAGAGCAGAGATGGGTGTGGTGAGGCCGCACAGGCAGGGGTTTTATCTTTCAGGGCAGTGGGAAGCATGAAAGGGTTGGAAACAGGAGGGCAACCTGAGcctgtttccatttcagtgcaaTTGCTCGGCTGCCAAAGGGTGTGGAAAGGAGGGGCAGAgagccaggggcagggagggcttTGCAAGAAGCAGCCTGCAACCAGTACCCTTCCCAGGAGGGTGCACCAGGCAGGCAGGAAGAACCGCACGTGCGGAGGCCAGCAGGAGCCAGCGTGGGGGAACAGGGAGGCACTGTGAGAGGAAGCCAGGACCAGGAGCGTCAGGGGCTGCGGTGACAGCCCTGGACGGCCTCCGTGCCTGACCGCAGCCCAGGAGCTGATCCCGTGGACTgagtgggggaggtgagggcgGACTTGCAGGTCAGAGGGTCCCTGGCAGCTGCGGGCAGGACgggaggggaagcaggaggcCCAGTTAGTGGCCAACGCAGGGGTCTGCTGAGAGCAGGTGAGGACCTGGGGACGGGCACGGGGCATGACCTGTCCATTTCCGTTTCTCCCTCCCCTAGAAGAGCACCTGACCCACAGTAGGAGCTTAATAAACGTTTGCTGAATTAATGCACGGCGAGTCCGAAATGTCTGCCTTTCTGCAGGCTCTGTCTATCCATCCAACTGTCAAacctttattaagcacctactgtgtgccaggctggaGTGTCAGTGCAGACCGAATGAAGGCCAGTTTCCTTCCTGAACGACCTCAGGTCTAGTGTGGGAGCAGGTGGGAAGCAAACAGCGCCCCTTAGAACCGGGCTAGGCGTACCCGGGGCAGTGGGAACCTGCAGGACACTTGTGCCCTGGCCCCTCGTGGGTGGTGGCTGGAGCCGCAGTCAAGGTGCTGCCTCTAACGTGCtctgcggggcggggggtgggcgtTGGGTTAGGGAAGCTCCTTGCTGCAGCCCAGCTTGCCTTTTGGGGTGAGATCCAGAGGAGGAGGGTGCCGCCCGGAGATGCCTGGCTGCGGCGTTTGGGGCCTGTGGACAGTTGAGGGACAGGACTGCCCAGAGGGACAGGCTCCCACCTCGGGTGGATACAGAGGGAACTTCCGCACCGGAAGGAAAGGGGACTGGAGCCTTTGGTGCCACCTTGGGGGGGCCCAGAAAAACCTTGGCTGAAGGGACAAGCCCCCCATTGTCTGCTAAATGCTTGCTGGGTGCTCACAGGAGGCAGTTTGGTTGGCAGGACCGAGAACGCAGGACCAGGGCCCTATGGCCAGGCCACTGCCCTCTGCTGTCCTCACCTGGGGAGGGGATGCAACTCCCTCCAGGGGTCCTTGGGAGGGACTTGGCTGGGACAGGCTTGGAGGGTCCCTTGCAACCAGGGACACTCACAGCTGTCTTGtcttcttgtgtttttttcctcaagGAGGCCCTGGGCTGTGTTCAGGATGAATCgctgcccctgccctgggaggAGGCTCCGGATGCCTGCGGAAACCGAGGCCCTGACGGGGCCCCTGGACCAAGGGGCTCGGCAGGTGCGTGGGGGGCCCCGCGTGGACATCCGCTGATAGGCCAGCTCTCTTACGACATCCTGATGACGCAGCAGGGTGGCGGTCCCTGCTCTACAgtcaggaagctgaggctcagagaggtagtgTTGCTTGCTTGTTGCCACACAGCTGGGAGAGGTAGGATCAGAGTCCACAATGCCCACGGCAAGGTCTGTGACCTAGGCCCAACCCGACATTCAGGCTCAGCCCTCAGCCCTCAGAAGGTGCCAACCAGGCGGCGCCCGTGCCAGCCTCGGGCAGCAGGGGTCCCTTCAGGGGGATTTGTCTTCGCAGAAGACCGTGTCATGACCGGGAGCTGTTCTattccccgcccccgccccagtgACAGCTCAGGTGTGAGACAAGTGTGCAGCCTGGGAGTTGCTGGGACCCCCTTATCCCTAAGTTGTCCCTAACGGGAACCAATATCTCTGCTAATATTCTCGGGTGCAGCTTCCAGGGTCCCTGCTGCAAAAGCCACTGCACGCAGGGAGCCCCAAAGCCATGGTGTCCAACTGGCCATCTGTGGTTTATGTAGTTTTCCAAGGTGAAATTCAACTTAAGGATGAGGGGGTCAGTTGTACCCAGCGGGGCTGTTGACCAGCAAAGCTGACCTTTCCCCTCCATCCCATTTCTGGGGAACAGAGCTGACAGGTCAAACGAGGTCAGGTTTGTCcttggggaagggggcaggacgTGTCTGGCAAAGCCTGGGCATCAACTCCCCTGTCTACGTGCTGACCatgaggggctgggggccagggatCATGACCCTGTGTGACCATGACGGTGTGGGGCCAGGGAGATGTCGTGGGCTTTGTGGTCAGAAGAGGTGGCTTCCAGACCCGATTCTGCTGCTCGTCAGTGAATGTCATTCCCCatccctgagccttggtttctcacCTGACAGGCAGTGGTGGCCAGCAGGCCACTTGTGGAGGCTCAAAGGCCCTGAGTCATGAGAAGTGCTGTCTCATCCTAACAGCAGATGGCACTGCTGGTGGCAATCATGGGAAAGCTCCTAGGAGGGTCTTCTTAACTCTCCGGTCCTGTCATTTCCCAGGCCAGCCCTCCGAGGGGCCCCGCGCCTGGGACTGCATCGGGGCTGGACAAAGCACTGCTGTCTTGATCCCAGGCCCGGAGACCACGGACAAGCTCCCAGGAGACCTCGCAGGATCTGCCCGTGGACAGGTGAGGCCAGAGGCTTTCTGCGTGCCTGGGGTGCCAGCTGGGTCTGATCAGCCCTACTGTGtgtgctgcacagtgtggccaccACGCAGAAGAGGGGAGAAGAAGGTAAAGAAGCTTGGGGTTTGGAAGAACATTCTGGAAATAATTGAGAGGGAGATTTGAGCCCTGAGTGGGGAGTGGGCAGGAAGGCTGTGTGCCCCAGCTGTGTGCCCAGACCCAGCTGCCACGTAGCAAACTTCATCTCATTGAAACCTCCCCGCCAGCGATGGGGCAGGAGCCATGACCCCCCCGCTTCTGCATATGAGGAAGTCGTGATTTCCCAAGGCCTCACAGCCCTCTAGGGGACTGGGGTCCTCACGTCTCCATAGCCCACACTCTGCACCACACTCTGCCCTACGGTTCAGGAGCCTGGCTCCAGCCGGCCCTGATGCGGTTCTGTGGTTCTAAAGAGGGGGCCTTCCTTGCTCAcctactttcattcattcacctccTGCTCTGAGCCACTGCGTGGTGTGCTGTGTCACACCCAAAGTGGGAAAAGAGCAGAGCAgcccctggggtggggagagcttCACAGAGAAGCTGGGGAAGTAGTTAGACAGACAGGAAACCAGGGATGGACAGCGAAAGGGCAGGCCAGGTGGGAAGACCCGGCAGGTAAAGGTGGTGAGGCTGGGAGCGCTGCGAGGTGCGAGTGGGGTCGTGGTCGCATGTGAGCTGAGGGCTCCTACCGAGCCTGGATGAAGCCAAGTTTCCTCTCCCGGGCCTCAGCCCAGCCCGGGTTTGTTCTGAGTCAGGCCAGTCCTCCTCTCTGGTTAAGCTCattgaataagtaaatataaaaagatattcaaaaaTATCTATGAAACCCCTCCTGTGTGCCCGGGACTATTCTAGGCAGATGGTCTACACCGTGCTGTCCACTAGAGCCTTCCACAGTGCTGGCAATATTCCGCACCTGTGCGGTCCAGTGTAGGAGCTGTGAACCACGCGTGGTTTCTGAGCACTTGAAACGTGGCTGGTGTGACTGCACCACTGAGTGCAGAACTGAGTGCAGAGTGCAGAACTGAGTGTTAACTTTCACTGAATTGCTTTAAATTGGAAGAGCCCCGTGTGGCCTGTGCGGCTAccgtattggacagtgcagggCTATGGGAGGAGTTAaacaattacacacacacatatcctacATGATGTGAGTGAGGGGAGGGCGCCACAGAGCGAGGGAAAGGGGGTGAATGGACAGACAGTGGTGGAAGTGGTCAGCAAGGCCTTTTTGAGGAAGTAACGTTTGAGCTGAGATGTTAAGGAAGCCAGAGGGTGAGCCGTggcagggggggcggggggggcagagggaagggcaggggcagaggcccTGGAGTGCTAACAGACCCGGGGTGTTTGGAAGACCTGTATGGCTGGGTGAGGAGATGAGCTCAGAGAGACGGGGAGAGGCTCTATGGGGGAAGGGGCCGCTtcaccccttctcttctcttccttcccctagTTTACTCCGGCTGAGCCCAGCTTGGGCGAACAGACTCTCCTTCTCATCTGTGGCTGCCCCCCGGGGCAGGACATGGACGGCTCACTCCTCCCGGTGGAGCTGGCCTGGATTTCAGAGCAGAACCTAGCAGCCACCCTGGCCCAGGTGTCCTTCCTCCCAATGCAGACATGCACACGCCCTCCCTGGGGGCAGGCTGGGGCCTCGGCTCCCCTGCCACTCCTGCAGCTGCTCCTGGAAGATTCCCCAGAAGAACTGCAAGCCCAACAGGTGCTGGAGGCTAGGCCCCCGCCTGCTTCCTCCGCTGCAGGACACCCCAGCCGGGATCATCGCCCGGCAAGGAGCCACGATGCCTCCCTCTGCCGGGAGTCCCCATGCATTTCAAATCACCGATTTCCCAGGAGAGGCCCCAAGGACCTAAAAGACTCTTgcaaggagggaggaggaaccCCAGGACGGAGACCGGAGATGCGGGAGGCGAGGAGGACCAGCGGCAGGAAGGAGGACGACCTCGGTGCCAGGGCTCAGTCAAGTCAGGAAAGCCGTGAGAACCTGAGCCTGGAGGCTGGTGTCTGGGCCCCAGAGGGTGTATGGAATGAGCACGGGGCTTCCGAACCCCCGGCTGCAACCTCCTGCCCTGGGCCCAGGCGGGAGCTTCCACTGCCCCTTCTTCAGGGGGAGGCCTCAGTGTCAACGGAGGGTCCTGAATCCCTGAGcaggagggggttggggggaaggcaTGTCTGGAGCCcccaagaaggaggagaagggggagaagggggaggagggcttTCATCATCAGAGGAGGAAGAGGCCCCCACAGCCGCCTTCTCCAGGGCCCACGGCACCAATGGGCCGCCTCCGGCAGGTGCTCCAACCCTTGCAGAGCAGGGCAGAGCCGTCAGGAGAGTTCTGGGCAAGGAGGAAGATTGCGTGTGGTCTGGAAATGCTCTGCTTCTCCCAGAGGAAAGCCCTGAGGACAAAggacaggaagaggaggaggaattgTCGCATCTCCACGGGTCCAGCCCGGGCCACAGGGATGTCCGGGAGGAGCCTAGCTCCGAGGACTGTGAAGCCAAGGAAATGCTTTTCCTACTGCAGGAGGGAGGTTTGCCACCGTCTCCTGGATTGACTTTATGGCCCGAGGGGGCCCGACCTACCAGTCATCCCCGGGCTCCGAGCAAAGGCTGTGAGGGATCTGCGTTAAAAATAGAGGAATTTGAAGAGGAGATGGAGGCTTGTTTCCAGCAGCTCTCCATCCTGAAGCCTGGGAGTGGGGGGCATGGCCGGAAAGCTTCCTCGTTGGCAGGAGAGAACTGGAGCTTTGCTCGGAGATGGTACAGCTGCCAGGAGGACGCGTATCCTCAGCAGGCTTTGGCAAACCAGGATCTCGATATTTGTTATGCCAAGGAAGCGAACCCCGAGGAGCCTGATGAAGACGTTAAGCGGGGAGAGAATGAGGCCGTAGGCACCGGCGAAGTTCTTCCAGGGCCGGTGCTGGATTTGGTCAGCCTGAGCCCGGGCCCGCCAGAGGGGCCCTCTGAGTGGGGTCGGAACCAGCTCTCTCAGCAGCCGAGAGCCCTTGAGAGAGCGAGGACGAGGTTTCGTCAGCTCATTTCTGGATTGAAGACGGAGAGAAGCAGAGTTTTACGTGACAACGCCAAGCTTCAGGTAGATCAGGAACGATGCCACAGAAAACTGCGTGTCctggaaaaagagagggagagaaatgtgaaaaaaatatctgCGCTCAAACAGGATAACGGCGTGCTGTTAGGAGACATCTCTCACGTAAAGAGGGAGCTGGACCAGTACGTGCAGGTCATTTCTGACCTTGAAGACTGTAACAGGAAAAGTTACTGCAAAATTTCTGAGCTCGAAGAGGAAAACGAGAGATTGAAAGGACACCTTGGGCAGCTCAGGAAAGCCATGTCTGCGTGCATCCGAAAATCCAAAGGCGTGATGGAGTGCATCACCCTGGAAAACTGGGAGCTCAGTGCACTGATTTCGGAGCTTGGGGTCAGTTATAAAGAGCTGATAAAGGATATAGTGCTGGGAATAGAAGACATGATCCAAGCCTTCAGGGGGGAGAATGAACACCTTCTACAAAGGATCCAAGTCCTGGAGGGGGAAGTCGTGTGGGGGAGCAGCACAGATGTGGGACCTTTGGTGAGAGCAGAGGAGTATCTCCAGGGAAAAAACATGATGGCGGTGGACCAGGTGAACGCTGTAGAAAGGGGGGTGCAGGTGACTGAGCTTTCAGAGCAACTGACTGCAAGAGGCCCTGGGCCACCCTCGGAGCAGGAAATGGGTCTGGCTGGAGGATGGACGGAACCTTGTTTAGGCCTGGAGAATTCCAGGTGCGGTGCTGATTCTCCTGCTACATCACTGGTCTGGGGAAACGCCGCAGGATCCAGTGCCCTGCAAGGAAACACCGATGGGGCAGGAGTGAACGAAGCACATTTGGAGAAGGACGACAAAAGACCACGGTGTTCTGCAGACCAAGGGCGAGCTCTGAAGTCCCCACGCAGTGGCCCCCGGGTAGGTTGACTCTGCATGGTTGTTTAATCATCTTGCTGACTTATAGCACTGACCACACCCTTTACTACCGTGTCCTCCAGCAGCCCtaggagggaggaacactcaccacccccatttcccagatgagaaaatgtaggcacagagaagttaagtgacttgcccagagtcacacagctaggagggGTTGAGCCCAGACTCTACCTGGGCAGT from Pseudorca crassidens isolate mPseCra1 chromosome 4, mPseCra1.hap1, whole genome shotgun sequence includes the following:
- the C4H4orf50 gene encoding uncharacterized protein C4orf50 homolog, producing the protein MSGMEPTAKGRTEKSFSYVVRAPSSDGFDIMNVDVKIDTSWIFQDVEETGEEPGCLPEEAARSPDMDTGTLRKQLESSEQKLLVAVDKYVMSESGLRSRIQELELSERKLLQKVDQLSALVFQERSASLRAQEQLEALQGELASQVQEKERAARRQRWRLRRLRERLQRKDEALGLQAAALERGRRLQRRQLRLVREQERILRAQVQRLELDVRRLCHAAGLLLAELDAPNQGGPRPPGPTSPRGAPEEAAEPRALRARAERGERERDQAARRLREQRATERLLRGQLEELRCCIYGLKLSEIGLQGQVEELAQQNRCLREELGAQAPRERALSTAPAGHGSLEALGCVQDESLPLPWEEAPDACGNRGPDGAPGPRGSAGQPSEGPRAWDCIGAGQSTAVLIPGPETTDKLPGDLAGSARGQFTPAEPSLGEQTLLLICGCPPGQDMDGSLLPVELAWISEQNLAATLAQVSFLPMQTCTRPPWGQAGASAPLPLLQLLLEDSPEELQAQQVLEARPPPASSAAGHPSRDHRPARSHDASLCRESPCISNHRFPRRGPKDLKDSCKEGGGTPGRRPEMREARRTSGRKEDDLGARAQSSQESRENLSLEAGVWAPEGVWNEHGASEPPAATSCPGPRRELPLPLLQGEASVSTEGPESLSRRGLGGRHVWSPQEGGEGGEGGGGLSSSEEEEAPTAAFSRAHGTNGPPPAGAPTLAEQGRAVRRVLGKEEDCVWSGNALLLPEESPEDKGQEEEEELSHLHGSSPGHRDVREEPSSEDCEAKEMLFLLQEGGLPPSPGLTLWPEGARPTSHPRAPSKGCEGSALKIEEFEEEMEACFQQLSILKPGSGGHGRKASSLAGENWSFARRWYSCQEDAYPQQALANQDLDICYAKEANPEEPDEDVKRGENEAVGTGEVLPGPVLDLVSLSPGPPEGPSEWGRNQLSQQPRALERARTRFRQLISGLKTERSRVLRDNAKLQVDQERCHRKLRVLEKERERNVKKISALKQDNGVLLGDISHVKRELDQYVQVISDLEDCNRKSYCKISELEEENERLKGHLGQLRKAMSACIRKSKGVMECITLENWELSALISELGVSYKELIKDIVLGIEDMIQAFRGENEHLLQRIQVLEGEVVWGSSTDVGPLVRAEEYLQGKNMMAVDQVNAVERGVQVTELSEQLTARGPGPPSEQEMGLAGGWTEPCLGLENSRCGADSPATSLVWGNAAGSSALQGNTDGAGVNEAHLEKDDKRPRCSADQGRALKSPRSGPRLQDPEAEASKEDLRLCVRQLRHQVLTLQCQLRDQGSAHQELQASRDEAARLRCELKDKLDALQKKHQEANLAVTPLKAKLASLVQKCRERNHLITHLLQELHRHGVENHQLSETASNMVNDAALAEYAATFLAPGVPQTSHHLDVESEKTTVVRAQKYLLNPEMDSVLQRPLHSESWPIPEAEWPAQTAQLGSLKLPWPSGPTPDPGMCQASIAVEPGLPVQRLQEKGGMSWPGLQAEHLLPSPELLSPARILALHQELRQSICSTSQVNKSPLEL